A section of the Delphinus delphis chromosome 1, mDelDel1.2, whole genome shotgun sequence genome encodes:
- the THBS3 gene encoding thrombospondin-3, with protein METQELRGALALLLLCTFTSASQDLQVIDLLTVGESRQMVAVVEKIRTALLTAGDIYLLSTFRLPPKQGGVLFGLYSRQDNTRWLEASVVGKINKVLVRYQREDGKVHAVNLQQAGLADGRTHTALLRLRGPSRPSPALHLYVDCKLGDQHAGLPALAPIPPAEVSGLEIRTGQKAYLRMQGFVESMKMILGGSMARVGALSECPFQGDESIHSAVANALHSILGEQTKALVTQLTLFNQILVELRDDIRDQVKEMSLIRNTIMECQVCGFHEQRSHCSPNPCFRGVDCMEVYEYPGYRCGPCPPGLQGNGTHCTDINECAHADPCFPGSSCVNTMPGFHCEACPRGYKGTRVSGVGIDYARASKQVCNDIDECNDGNNGGCDPNSICTNTVGSFKCGPCRLGFLGNQSQGCFPARTCHSPTHSPCHVHAHCLFERNGAVSCSCNVGWAGNGNVCGPDTDIDGYPDQALPCMDNNKHCKQDNCLLTPNSGQEDADNDGVGDQCDDDADGDGIKNVEDNCRLFPNKDQQNSDTDSFGDACDNCPNVPNNDQKDTDGNGEGDACDNDVDGDGIPNGLDNCPKVPNPLQTDRDEDGVGDACDSCPEMSNPTQTDADSDLVGDVCDTNEDSDGDGHQDTKDNCPQLPNSSQLDSDNDGLGDECDGDDDNDGVPDYMPPGPDNCRLVPNPNQKDSDGNGVGDVCEDDFDNDAVVDPLDVCPESAEVTLTDFRAYQTVVLDPEGDAQIDPNWVVLNQGMEIVQTMNSDPGLAVGYTAFNGVDFEGTFHVNTVTDDDYAGFLFSYQDSGRFYVVMWKQTEQTYWQATPFRAVAQPGLQLKAVTSVSGPGEHLRNALWHTGHTPDQVRLLWTDPRNVGWRDKTSYRWQLLHRPQVGYIRVKLYEGSQLVADSGVIIDTSMRGGRLGVFCFSQENIIWSNLQYRCNDTVPEDFEPFRRQLLQERV; from the exons ATGGAGACGCAGGAACTTCGGGGGGCCCTGGCTCTTCTCCTCCTTTGCACTTTCACATCTGCCAGTCAGGACCTGCAGG TGATTGACCTGCTGACTGTGGGCGAGTCCCGGCAGATGGTAGCTGTGGTGGAGAAGATACGGACAGCCCTGCTCACTGCTGGGGACATCTATCTCTTGTCCACCTTCCGCCTGCCCCCCAAGCAGGGTGGTGTCCTCTTCGGCCTCTACTCTCGCCAAGACAACACACGATGGCTGGAGGCCTCTGTTGTGGGCAAGATCAACAAAG TGCTGGTGCGGTACCAGCGGGAAGATGGCAAAGTCCATGCAGTGAACCTACAGCAAGCAGGCTTGGCTGACGGGCGCACACACACGGCTCTCCTGCGACTCCGAGGTCCGTccagacccagccctgccctgcatcTCTATGTGGACTGCAAACTGGGTGACCAGCATGCTGGCCTTCCGGCCCTGGCCCCCATTCCTCCAGCGGAAGTCAGTGGGCTGGAGATTAGGACGGGACAGAAGGCTTATTTGAGGATGCAG GGCTTCGTGGAATCTATGAAAATGATTCTGGGCGGGTCCATGGCCCGGGTCGGAGCCCTGAGTGAGTGTCCGTTCCAGGGGGATGAGTCTATCCACAGTGCAG TGGCCAACGCACTGCACTCCATCCTAG GGGAGCAGACCAAGGCGCTGGTCACCCAACTCACCCTCTTCAACCAGATCCTGGTAGAGCTGCGGGATGACATCCGAGACCAG GTGAAAGAAATGTCCCTGATCCGAAACACCATCATGGAGTGTCAGGTGTGCG gctTCCATGAACAGCGTTCCCACTGCAGCCCCAACCCCTGCTTCCGAGGCGTGGACTGCATGGAAGTGTATGAGTACCCCGGCTACCGCTGTGGGCCCTGCCCCCCTGGCCTACAGGGCAACGGCACCCACTGCACAGACATCAATGAG TGTGCTCACGCGGACCCTTGTTTCCCGGGCTCCAGCTGCGTCAACACCATGCCTGGCTTCCACTGTGAAGCCTGTCCCCGAGGCTACAAAGGCACACGGGTGTCTGGTGTGGGCATCGACTACGCCCGGGCTAGCAAACAG GTCTGCAACGATATTGATGAATGCAATGATGGTAACAATGGTGGCTGCGACCCAAACTCCATCTGCACCAATACTGTG GGTTCTTTCAAGTGTGGTCCCTGTCGCTTGGGCTTCTTGGGCAACCAGAGCCAGGGCTGCTTCCCAGCCCGGACCTGCCACAGCCCGACCCACAGCCCCTGCCATGTCCACGCGCACTGTCTCTTTGAACGCAATGGTGCAGTGTCCTGCTCG TGTAacgtgggctgggctgggaacGGGAATGTGTGTGGACCCGACACAGACATTGATGGCTACCCGGACCAGGCGCTGCCCTGCATGGACAACAACAAACACTGCAAGCAG GACAACTGCCTTCTGACACCCAACTCTGGGCAGGAAGATGCTGATAACGACGGTGTGGGGGACCAGTGTGATGATGATGCTGACGGGGACGGGATCAAGAATGTTGAG GACAACTGCCGGCTGTTTCCCAACAAGGACCAGCAAAACTCAGATACAGATTCATTTGGTGATGCCTGTGACAACTGCCCCAACGTTCCCAACAATGACCAGAAAGACACAGATGGCAATGGGGAAGGGGATGCCTGTGACAACGACGTGGATGGGGATG GCATCCCCAATGGATTGGACAATTGCCCTAAAGTCCCCAACCCCCTACAGACAGACAGGGATGAGGACGGGGTGGGAGATGCTTGCGACAGCTGCCCTGAAATGAGCAATCCCACCCag ACAGATGCAGACAGCGACCTGGTGGGGGATGTCTGTGACACCAATGAAGACAG TGATGGCGATGGACATCAGGACACTAAGGACAATTGCCCACAGCTGCCCAACAGCTCCCAGCTGGACTCAGACAATGATGGACTTGGAGATGAGTGTGATGGGGACGATGACAATGATGGTGTCCCAGATTACATGCCTCCTGGTCCTGATAACTGTCGCCTGGTACCTAATCCCAATCAGAAGGACTCAGATG GCAATGGCGTTGGTGATGTGTGTGAGGATGATTTTGACAATGATGCAGTGGTTGACCCCCTGGACGTGTGCCCTGAAAGTGCAGAGGTAACCCTCACGGATTTTCGGGCCTATCAGACCGTCGTCCTGGATCCTGAGGGTGATGCTCAGATTGACCCAAACTGGGTCGTGCTCAACCAG GGCATGGAAATCGTTCAGACCATGAACAGTGACCCCGGCCTGGCAGTTG GATATACAGCTTTCAACGGTGTGGACTTTGAAGGCACCTTCCATGTGAACACAGTGACTGATGATGACTACGCAGGCTTTCTCTTCAGCTATCAGGACAGCGGCCGCTTCTACGTGGTCATGTGGAAGCAAACGGAGCAGACCTACTGGCAGGCCACACCTTTCCGGGCTGTTGCCCAGCCCGGGCTACAGCTCAAG GCAGTGACATCAGTGTCTGGCCCAGGCGAGCACCTCAGGAATGCCCTGTGGCATACAGGTCACACCCCTGATCAGGTACGGCTGCTGTGGACTGACCCACGAAATGTAGGCTGGCGTGACAAGACTTCCTACCGCTGGCAGCTGCTGCACCGGCCTCAAGTTGGCTACATTCG GGTGAAGCTTTATGAGGGTTCCCAGCTAGTGGCCGATTCTGGGGTGATCATTGACACATCCATGCGAGGGGGGCGTCTTGGTGTATTCTGCTTCTCCCAAGAAAACATCATTTGGTCCAATCTCCAGTATCGATGCAATG ACACAGTGCCCGAGGACTTTGAGCCATTCCGGAGGCAGCTGCTCCAGGAAAGAGTGTGA